The following are encoded in a window of Candidatus Fluviicola riflensis genomic DNA:
- a CDS encoding dephospho-CoA kinase: MIAPLKVGITGGIGSGKSTVCAVLKAMGHPVYNSDERAKTIMETSSEVREQLISVFGEPTFENNQLNRPYLAQAIFNDPAKREQINAIVHPVVRTDFQQWANSQTSSIIFQESALLIETGGYRLLDFTVLVTAPEELRVQRVLKRDAADETAVRSRIKSQLSDEEQRKSADFVIRNDERSLLVPQVNELLMILLFVRSNKK; this comes from the coding sequence ATGATCGCTCCGTTAAAAGTGGGTATTACCGGTGGAATAGGCTCCGGAAAATCAACGGTATGCGCCGTTTTAAAGGCCATGGGCCATCCTGTTTACAATTCCGACGAACGTGCCAAAACAATCATGGAAACTTCGTCTGAAGTCCGCGAACAATTGATCAGTGTTTTCGGGGAACCAACTTTCGAAAACAATCAACTCAATCGTCCTTACCTGGCGCAGGCCATTTTTAACGATCCCGCAAAACGGGAGCAAATCAATGCGATTGTTCATCCGGTAGTTCGTACCGATTTTCAGCAATGGGCGAACTCACAAACGTCTTCGATCATCTTCCAGGAATCTGCTCTGCTGATAGAAACCGGCGGTTACCGTTTACTTGATTTCACTGTATTGGTAACAGCTCCTGAGGAGTTGCGTGTTCAACGCGTGCTGAAAAGAGATGCAGCGGATGAAACAGCGGTTCGCTCACGAATTAAAAGCCAGCTTTCAGATGAAGAACAACGTAAATCTGCCGATTTTGTTATCAGGAATGATGAGCGGTCACTGCTGGTGCCACAGGTTAATGAGTTATTAATGATCTTACTTTTTGTCCGAAGCAACAAAAAGTAA
- a CDS encoding nuclear pore complex subunit, whose protein sequence is MENLHLEGSAKTPSINFDAAAGKLELKGRSIPENSVEFYKPLNDWIDAYGKSPVAETSVDVKLEYFNTSSSKCILDLFKKLESISGERTSVIVNWYFEEDDEDMEEAGQDYQAIIGLKFNIIEVEEI, encoded by the coding sequence ATGGAAAACTTACACCTTGAAGGATCTGCGAAAACCCCTTCTATCAATTTTGATGCAGCAGCCGGAAAACTCGAATTAAAAGGTCGTTCTATTCCTGAAAATTCCGTTGAATTCTACAAGCCGCTTAACGATTGGATCGATGCGTATGGAAAATCTCCTGTTGCCGAAACATCCGTTGACGTAAAATTGGAGTACTTCAACACCTCTTCTTCCAAATGTATTTTGGACCTTTTCAAAAAACTCGAATCTATTTCGGGTGAACGTACCAGCGTAATTGTCAACTGGTATTTTGAAGAAGACGATGAGGATATGGAAGAAGCCGGACAGGACTACCAGGCCATTATCGGTTTGAAGTTCAATATAATAGAAGTCGAAGAGATTTAA